One region of Pagrus major chromosome 7, Pma_NU_1.0 genomic DNA includes:
- the LOC140999410 gene encoding LOW QUALITY PROTEIN: voltage-dependent L-type calcium channel subunit alpha-1D-like (The sequence of the model RefSeq protein was modified relative to this genomic sequence to represent the inferred CDS: substituted 1 base at 1 genomic stop codon), whose product MDAAKKEAPPGGDGGKSDTLGSTGSARKRGGGAKKAMQANKSALRAPRALCCLTLSNPIRMAALALVEWKYPSLMXCRCPFDIFILLAIFANCVAMGVTKPYPDDDSNATNHQLEQVEYVFLVIFTIETFTKILAYGLVMHPSAYIRSGWNLLDFVIVIVGLFSVIAEAMTDHKPGEAHHAAGKPGGLDVKALRAFRVLRPLRLVSGVPSLQIVLNSIMKAMVPLLHIGMLVMFVIIIYAIIGLELFIGRMHKSCFSMSTGLMVEDDPSPCAFAGSGRFCVGNGTECRGKWEGPNGGITNFDNIFFAMLTVFQCITMEGWTDVLYWMNDAIGFEIPWIYFVSLVIFGSFFIINLVLGVLSGEFSKEREKAVARGELQKAQESKQMEEDMIGYMDWLIEAEDVDEEGNKRAAIAKKKMMKKFGWYKHSEDGGPESDSDDDIAYLDDDSGFCASLMAKMMANSFCDQLCQLNHTMRKNCRVAVKTTNFYWLVLLLVFLNTVASASEHYGQPKWLTEMQERANKILLLLFTLEMLMKMYAFGLQIYFMALFNRFDCIVVFGGILETLLVEMEFIPPIGISVLRCIRLLRIFKMTRHWAALSDLVNSLLNSMKAICSLLLLLFLFLIIFALLGMQLFGGKFNFDETQMKRSTFDSFPQALLTCFQILTGEDWNAVMYDGIMAYGGPIFPNMVVCIYFVILFVCGNYILLNVFLAIAVDNLAGGSGKTKVEEKKEEEEDWDEDEEKEDEDAGNDEDDWQENEELRAIEGLEGVAPLKPEFSGPKEKIVPIPDGSSFFILGKKNCLRVACHNLIHHPYFTNFILIFIILSSISLAAEDPIKSHSFRNIVRRTICSSLPAQQTSLNTDTNFSHPQALGYADYVFTSVFTVEIVLKMTVYGAFLHTGSFCRNAFNLLDLLVVSVSLTSFFLHSSAISVVKILRVLRVLRPLRAINRAKGLKNVVQCVFVAIRTIGNILIVTTLLQFMFACIGVQLFKGRFYSCTDEAKHTPDECKGTFVVYKDGDMNHPMVRDRIWENSEFNFDNVLMGMLALFTVSTFEGWPQLLYRAVDANAINRGPIYNYRVEISIFFIIYIIIIAFFMMNIFVGFVIITFREQGEAEFKNCELNKNQRQCVYYALKAQPIKIYIPKNPSQLKFWKIINSSQFEYIMFVLILGNTLTLAIQHYEQSKTFTSVMDILNMIFTVVFTIEMIIKLLALRAHHYFIDPWNSFDALIVIGSVLDIAVSEFSGGGGHGEVRGKGESGKVSITFFRLFRVLRLVKLLSKGEGIRTLLWTFVKSLQALPYVGLLIAMIFFIYAVIGMQTFGKIAVDDNTHINRNCNFQTFFMAVLVLFRCATGEQWQEIMLAALPGRRCDPESDTEPGEEFSCGSNLSYIYFISFFMLCAYLIINLFIAVIMDNFEYLTRDWTVLGTHHLDEFKRVWSDYDPEATGRIKHIDVVTMLRRIQPPLGFGKLCPHRVACKRLVAMNVPLHSDGTVTFNATLFALVRTSLKIKTEGPIDQQNEELKVIIKKLWKRTKPKLIDEVIPPPRGDEVTCGKFYASFLIQDYFKKYRKRKERERKSKRKDKAASLQQGLRTLQDLAPEMRLAMASDLEDEEGAEGEMTGDDLFGSEAGTSVNTTPATTPLPPIDSLVEQTIVFLENEPKAADEGVITEQVMGMQEHHRPGSELAGISVVTEQPVRAEPLPIIRFACSLLFRVDSISELPPPPTPEIPVVAEVVAEVVAEVVAEEPVVPATPGLPEPVYNTEVDAASLASVERYVYPEAVSPVPTETGYIEQSLERASSIGEIPYDTHDANGYISNSYSDANINGGSVATSPTPYSTDGYNGNGYNGYNGNSISNNGNGSACNENGSTVNGYNGNSYNGSENGAAQFVRRRLLPAIPRGHKPAFNFQCLRPQSSVDNHLPIPGNYRGNTSPTRSRLQNQHSLDSRPSSVSSMSSASWANTAAAGATPLPGIINPSGRRGKLIYTPMLLMDGSTGTTQPVWSDGSASLPVGSRQGWYPGQTRTFTSVRMPPVNQGFVDKGSADSLVESILISEGLGIYARDPKFVSFAKREIAEACHMSLDDMESAAADLIARGASQSISRFEDELADEMNCVISY is encoded by the exons GAACAAGTTGAATACGTCTTCCTCGTCATCTTCACCATTGAGACCTTCACTAAAATTCTTGCCTACGGCTTAGTCATGCACCCCAGCGCCTACATACGCAGCGGATGGAACTTGCTCGACTTCGTTATCGTCATTGTCGG gttgTTCAGTGTGATAGCAGAAGCTATGACAGACCATAAGCCAGGAGAGGCCCATCACGCAGCAGGAAAACCTGGAGGCCTGGATGTCAAAGCCCTCAGGGCGTTCAGGGTGTTACGACCTCTTCGGCTCGTATCTGGAGTGCCAA GTTTACAGATTGTGTTGAACTCCATCATGAAAGCCATGGTCCCTCTTCTGCACATCGGTATGTTGGTCAtgtttgtcatcatcatctacGCCATCATCGGCTTGGAGCTGTTTATCGGCAGGATGCACAAGAGCTGCTTCTCCATGAGCACAG GTCTCATGGTGGAAGACGATCCGTCACCTTGTGCGTTTGCCGGCAGCGGCCGCTTCTGTGTCGGGAACGGAACCGAGTGCAGGGGCAAGTGGGAGGGCCCCAACGGCGGCATCACAAACTTTGACAACATTTTCTTCGCCATGCTGACAGTTTTCCAGTGCATCACTATGGAGGGTTGGACCGATGTTCTCTACTGG ATGAATGATGCCATCGGCTTTGAGATCCCGTGGATTTACTTTGTTTCTCTGGTCATCTTTGGATCCTTCTTCATCATCAATCTCGTATTGGGTGTGTTGAGCGG AGAGTTCTCCAAGGAAAGAGAAAAGGCCGTGGCCCGAGGTGAGCTGCAGAAGGCGCAGGAGAGCAAGCAGATGGAGGAGGACATGATCGGCTACATGGACTGGCTCATAGAGGCCGAGGATGTGGATGAAGAAGGAAACAAAC GTGCTGCGATtgcaaagaagaagatgatgaagaagttCGGCTGGTACAAACACAGCGAAGATGGTGGAC CGGAGTCAGACTCGGACGATGATATCGCATACCTCGATGATGACAGCGGCTTCTGTGCTTCTCTCAT GGCGAAGATGATGGCCAATAGCTTCTG tGACCAGTTGTGCCAGCTGAATCACACAATGAGAAAGAACTGCCGCGTGGCTGTCAAGACCACAAACTTCTACTGGCTGGTGCTTCTGCTGGTGTTTCTCAACACAGTGGCCAGTGCGTCTGAGCATTACGGACAGCCAAAGTGGCTCACAGAAATGCAAg aGCGAGCCAACAagatcctgctgctgctgttcactctGGAGATGTTGATGAAGATGTACGCCTTTGGCCTGCAGATCTATTTCATGGCGCTGTTCAACCGCTTTGATTGCATTGTGGTGTTCGGCGGCATCCTCGAGACACTGCTTGTAGAGATGGAGTTCATCCCGCCCATCGGCATCTCTGTGCTGCGTTGCATCCGACTGCTCAGGATATTCAAGATGACTCG GCACTGGGCTGCTTTGTCTGACCTGGTCAACTCACTGCTCAACTCCATGAAAGCTATCTGCTCCCTTCtgctcctgctcttcctcttcctcatcatcttcgCCTTGTTGGGCATGCAGTTGTTCGGAGGCAAATTCAACTTTGACGAGACTCAGATGAAGAGAAGTACTTTTGACTCCTTCCCCCAGGCTCTGCTCACTTGCTTCCAG ATTCTCACTGGAGAGGACTGGAATGCTGTGATGTACGACGGCATTATGGCTTACGGAGGGCCGATTTTCCCCAACATGGTGGTGTGCATTTACTTTGTCATCCTCTTTGTCTGCGGTAACT ACATTCTGCTCAATGTGTTCTTGGCTATCGCTGTAGACAACTTGGCAGGAGGAAGCGGAAAGACAAAAGTCGA agagaaaaaggaagaagaagaagattgggatgaagatgaagagaaagaggatgaaGATGCAGGG AACGATGAGGATGACTGGCAGGAAAACGAGGAGCTGAGGGCCATCGAGGGGCTGGAGG GAGTTGCTCCATTGAAGCCGGAGTTCTCAGGGCCCAAAGAGAAGATCGTCCCAATCCCTGATGGAAGCTCCTTCTTCATTCTCGGAAAGAAAAACTG TTTGCGAGTTGCCTGCCACAATCTCATCCATCACCCATACTTCACCaacttcatcctcatcttcatcatcctcagTAGTATTTCCCTGGCTGCTGAAGATCCAATCAAATCCCACTCATTCAGGAACATAGTAAG ACGGACCATCTGCTCATCATTACCCGCACAACAAACAAGTCTGAATACTGATACTAATTTCTCTCATCCGCAGGCGCTCGGTTATGCCGATTATGTTTTCACCTCAGTTTTCACAGTGGAGATCGTGCTAAAG ATGACAGTCTACGGAGCTTTTCTGCACACTGGCTCCTTCTGTAGAAATGCCTTCAATCTTCTTGACCTGCTAGTCGTCAGCGTGTCGCTCACGTCTTTCTTCTTACA TTCAAGTGCGATCTCTGTGGTCAAGATCCTCAGAGTGCTGAGAGTGCTCAGGCCTCTTCGAGCCATCAACAGAGCCAAGGGACTGAAG AAtgtggttcagtgtgtgttcgtGGCGATCCGAACCATCGGCAACATCTTAATTGTCACAACACTCCTTCAGTTCATGTTTGCCTGCATTGGAGTTCAGCTCTTCAAG GGCCGATTCTACAGCTGCACAGATGAAGCCAAACACACCCCCGATGAGTGCAA GGGAACGTTTGTGGTCTACAAAGACGGGGACATGAACCACCCCATGGTGAGAGACAGGATTTGGGAAAACAGCGAGTTCAACTTCGACAATGTGCTGATGGGCATGCTGGCTCTATTCACCGTGTCCACGTTTGAAGGCTGGCCGCA GCTCCTTTACCGGGCCGTGGACGCCAATGCCATAAACCGAGGGCCCATTTACAACTACCGAGTGGAAATCtccatcttcttcatcatctacatcatcatcatcgcctTCTTCATGATGAACATCTTCGTGGGTTTTGTCATCATCACATTTCGAGAGCAAGGAGAGGCTGAATTCAAAAACTGCGAGCTCAACAAAAATCAA CGTCAGTGTGTCTATTACGCGCTGAAAGCTCAACCTATAAAGATCTACATTCCTAAAAACCCGTCCCAGCTCAAATTCTGGAAAATCATCAACTCCAGTCAGTTTGAATACATCATGTTTGTGCTGATTCTTGGAAACACGCTCACTCTGGCCATTCAG CATTACGAGCAGTCTAAAACGTTCACTTCCGTCATGGACATCCTCAACATGATCTTCACTGTGGTTTTCACCATAGAGATGATTATCAAGTTACTGGCTCTGCGGGCTCAT CATTATTTCATCGATCCGTGGAATTCATTCGATGCTCTGATCGTCATTGGGAGCGTGCTGGATATCGCAGTCTCTGAGTTTAGT GGAGGAGGCGGTCATGGTGAGGTGAGA GGTAAAGGAGAAAGTGGAAAAGTGTCCATCACATTCTTCCGTTTGTTCCGAGTCTTGAGGTTGGTTAAGCTGCTCAGCAAAGGAGAAGGCATTCGAACCCTCCTCTGGACTTTTGTCAAGTCGCTCCAG GCTCTGCCTTATGTCGGTCTGCTCATTGCCATGATCTTTTTCATCTACGCTGTGATTGGCATGCAG ACATTTGGGAAAATTGCCGTTGACGACAACACACATATCAACAGAAACTGCAACTTCCAGACTTTCTTCATGGCGGTCCTGGTACTCTTCAG ATGTGCCACTGGAGAGCAGTGGCAGGAGATTATGCTGGCAGCTCTGCCCGGTAGACGCTGTGACCCAGAATCCGACACTGAGCCTGGTGAAGAGTTCAGCTGCGGTAGCAACTTGTCCTACATCTACTTCATCAGCTTCTTCATGCTCTGCGCTTACCTG aTTATCAACTTGTTCATTGCCGTCATCATGGACAACTTTGAATACCTGACTCGAGACTGGACCGTGCTCGGTACTCACCACCTGGATGAGTTCAAGAGAGTTTGGTCCGACTACGATCCAGAGGCCAC CGGTCGTATAAAGCACATCGATGTTGTCACTATGCTGCGCAGGATTCAGCCACCGCTTGGTTTTGGAAAACTGTGTCCTCATCGTGTTGCTTGCAAG AGGCTGGTTGCTATGAACGTCCCGCTACACTCGGATGGGACAGTCACCTTCAACGCTACTCTGTTCGCTCTCGTGCGAACCTCACTCAAGATCAAGACTGAAG GTCCCATCGACCAGCAGAATGAAGAGCTGAAGGTGATCATTAAGAAGCTCTGGAAGCGCACCAAACCGAAGCTCATTGATGAAGTCATTCCTCCCCCTAGAG GGGATGAGGTGACTTGTGGGAAGTTTTATGCCAGCTTCTTGATTCAGGACTATTTCAAAAAGTACCGcaagagaaaggagagggagaggaaatcCAAAAGGAAGGACAAGGCGGCTTCTCTGCAG CAAGGGCTGCGGACGCTGCAGGACCTGGCTCCAGAGATGCGTCTGGCGATGGCCTCCGACCTGGAAGACGAGGAGggtgcagagggagagatgacAGGCGATGACTTATTCGGCAGCGAGGCCGGAACTTCAGTGAACACCACGCCCGCCACCACACCGCTGCCGCCCATAGACTCGCTGGTGGAGCAGACGATTGTGTTCCTGGAAAATGAGCCCAAAGCAGCCGACGAGGGCGTGATCACAGAGCAGGTGATGGGCATGCAGGAGCACCACAGACCAGGATCAGAGCTGGCAGGCATCAGCGTTGTAACAGAGCAGCCTGTGAGGGCCGAACCTCTGCCCATCATCAGGT TTGCCTGTTCTCTCCTGTTCAGGGTGGACTCCATCAGCGAGttgcctcctcctcctaccCCAGAGATACCAGTTGTAGCAGAGGTTGTAGCAGAGGTTGTAGCAGAGGTTGTAGCTGAGGAACCAGTTGTGCCAGCTACACCAGGACTACCTGAGCCAGTTTATAACACTGAAGTTGATGCTGCCAGTCTCGCATCAGTAGAAAG GTACGTGTATCCGGAAGCTGTCTCTCCTGTACCAACTGAGACAGGCTACATCGAACAGAGCCTGGAAAGAGCCAGCAGCATTGGGGAGATACCCTATGATACTCACGATGCCAACGGCTACATCAGCAACAGTTATTCCGACGCCAACATTAACGGAGGGAGTGTTGCGACTAGCCCCACGCCCTATTCAACAGATGGATATAACGGGAACGGATACAATGGCTACAATGGAAACAGCATCAGCAACAATGGCAACGGAAGTGCATGCAATGAAAATGGCAGCACTGTCAACGGTTACAACGGGAACAGTTACAATGGAAGTGAGAATGGCGCCGCGCAGTTTGTCAGGAGACGACTACTTCCTGCCATACCGAGAG GTCATAAACCTGCCTTCAACTTCCAGTGTCTCAGGCCACAGAGCAGTGTAGACAACCACCTCCCCATCCCGGGGAATTACCGTGGGAACACATCCCCAACCAGATCCCGTCTACAG AACCAGCACAGCCTGGACTCCCGGCCTAGCAGCGTGTCCTCGATGTCCTCCGCCTCCTGGGCAAACACGGCAGCAGCTGGTGCCACTCCTCTTCCAGGAATAATCAACCCCTCGGGACGCAGGGGAAAGCTCATCTACACCCCCATGCTCCTGATGGACGGGTCCACTGGCACCACCCAGCCGGTGTGGAGCGACGGCTCTGCCAGCCTCCCTGTAGGAAGCCGTCAAGGCTGGTACCCCGGACAGACCAGAACCTTCACCAGCGTGAGGATGCCACCGGTCAACCAGGGCTTTGTAGACAAAGGCAGTGCAGACAGCCTGGTGGAGTCG